In Hydractinia symbiolongicarpus strain clone_291-10 chromosome 13, HSymV2.1, whole genome shotgun sequence, a single genomic region encodes these proteins:
- the LOC130624067 gene encoding sialate O-acetylesterase-like, whose amino-acid sequence MAVAMDLPDNASPFSSVHPRYKSDIADRLVLGARNIAYNEETYWTGPIIDKVLVSTKCDDTCVLTVIYKKDSVKTFGIEIRTNVGFEVYFNHSKKWTAFNITSHKKDRLYITIKKQPLDKITAVRYAWKMEPCLLKLCAVYGASRDLPSPPFIAYGPFLENEV is encoded by the exons ATGGCCGTTGCTATGGACTTACCTGACAATGCTTCTCCATTTTCTTCTGTCCATCCCCGCTATAAAAGTGATATCGCTGATAGATTAGTTTTGGGTGCACGTAATATCGCTTATAATGAAGAAACATATTGGACAGGTCCTATTATAGACAAAGTGTTGGTTTCAACCAAATGCGATGATACATGTGTGCTGACTGTAATTTACAAAAAAGATTCGGTTAAAACATTTGGAATTGAAATTCGAACAAATGTGGGGTTTGAG GTTTATTTCAACCATTCAAAAAAATGGACTGCATTTAACATTACATCACACAAAAAAGATCGTTTATATATCACTATCAAAAAGCAGCCATTAGACAAAATTACTGCTGTACGATATGCATGGAAAATGGAACCATGCTTGTTGAAGTTGTGTGCAGTATACGGAGCTAGTAGAGATTTACCAAGTCCACCTTTTATCGCGTATGGTCCGTTTCTCGAAAATGAAGTTTAA
- the LOC130623047 gene encoding sialate O-acetylesterase-like, whose amino-acid sequence MKAETELDLALSYPHIRLFEVDEYFSNVTIHELKMKSIPLRWNLPTSRTLSQFSAICWMYGRRLFDQYHVPIGLISSNFGGTRIEAWSSPDMLARCNASSNNENSASQLWNAMVYPLLTTTIFGVIWYQGESNTPDPDTYNCTFPAMIAGWRKEWYKSTEKSTDPMFPFGFVQVYSQTCYRFTCGLLLYFNGIKTVYLPSKVKVK is encoded by the exons ATGAAAGCAGAGACCGAATTGGATCTTGCGCTTAGCTATCCTCATATTCGATTATTCGAAGTAGATGAATATTTCTCAAATGTAACAATACACGAGTTAAAAATGAAGAGCATTCCTCTTCGATGGAACCTACCAACATCGA GAACACTATCACAGTTTTCAGCGATATGTTGGATGTATGGTAGACGATTGTTTGATCAATATCATGTTCCAATTGGTCTAATCTCTTCTAATTTTGGTGGCACGCGTATAGAAGCTTGGTCGTCACCAGATATGTTAGCAAGATGTAACGCGTCCAGCAA CAACGAAAATTCGGCATCACAGCTTTGGAACGCCATGGTATATCCATTATTAACAACTACCATATTTGGTGTGATTTGGTACCAAGGAGAAAGTAATACTCCAGATCCAGATACATACAACTGCACCTTTCCAGCAATGATTGCTGGATGGAGAAAAGAATGGTACAAATCTACTGAGAAAAGTACAGACCCAATGTTTCCCTTTGGATTTGTTCAGGTATATTCCCAAACATGTTATCGTTTTACTTGTGGCCTACTTTTGTATTTTAACGGCATTAAGACAGTATACCTGCCTTCGAaagttaaagtaaaataa
- the LOC130623797 gene encoding sialate O-acetylesterase-like, which yields MFQTSLTLFLVISSVLCDNYATFRFANHYADHMVLQRSPQRAFLWGYSDTYTTISVSVKHTKTSERQTYHTKTFKDSRGFIAWEIALEPYKAGGPYDIICKSNVGGETIRLRDILFGDVWFCSGQSNMVFPTSSVRLYFVFHLVRFFARVRTALVFSREVCNILMMFLSKNYNFNV from the exons ATGTTTCAAACAAGCCTTACTCTTTTTTTAGTGATCTCAAGCGTTCTGTGTGATAATTATGCAACATTTCGATTTGCCAATCACTATGCAGATCACATGGTGTTACAAAGGTCGCCACAGCGCGCATTTTTGTGGGGATACAGTGATACTTATACTACCATAAGCGTTTCAGTAAAGCATACGAAGACAAGCGAAAGACAAACTTATCACACTAAAACATTCAAAG ATTCACGTGGTTTTATCGCATGGGAAATAGCGCTGGAACCTTATAAAGCCGGAGGACCGTATGATATCATTTGTAAATCAAACGTTGGGGGTGAAACAATTCGTCTGCGTGATATTTTGTTTGGTGATGTATGGTTTTGCAGTGGTCAAAGTAACATGGTATTTCCTACGTCAAGTGTAAGactatattttgtttttcatctgGTTAGATTTTTTGCTAGAGTACGCACTGCACTTGTTTTTTCTAGAGAAGTATGTAACATTCTCATGATGTTTCTCAGTAAGAACTATAACTTCAATGTTTAA